One genomic window of Anaerofustis stercorihominis DSM 17244 includes the following:
- the upp gene encoding uracil phosphoribosyltransferase, with product MSKIVIVEHPIIKDYLSKIRNKETNTKEFRNAVKQLSVLIGYEATRNLKTQNIKVQTPLCMTQCEELVNEDITIVPILRAGLGMLEGMLELLPSARVGHIGLERNEETLKPREYYFKMPGNYETMQTFVIDPMLATGGSAVDAIDKIKEKGIKNITFICVIAAPEGVDRLKEAHPDINIYMGTLDDHLNEKGYIVPGLGDAGDRIFGTL from the coding sequence ATGTCAAAGATAGTAATAGTTGAACACCCTATAATCAAGGATTATTTAAGTAAGATAAGGAATAAAGAAACAAATACAAAAGAATTCAGAAATGCAGTAAAACAGCTTTCCGTATTGATTGGATATGAAGCGACAAGAAATTTAAAGACACAAAACATCAAGGTTCAGACACCATTATGCATGACACAATGCGAAGAACTTGTTAATGAAGATATAACCATAGTTCCCATTCTTCGAGCAGGTCTCGGTATGCTTGAGGGCATGCTGGAACTTTTACCAAGCGCAAGGGTAGGTCATATAGGGCTGGAAAGAAACGAAGAAACCTTAAAACCACGAGAGTATTATTTTAAAATGCCGGGGAATTATGAAACCATGCAAACATTTGTAATAGACCCTATGCTGGCTACCGGAGGATCAGCCGTAGATGCAATAGATAAGATAAAAGAAAAAGGAATAAAAAATATTACATTTATATGTGTGATAGCAGCTCCGGAAGGGGTAGATAGACTCAAAGAAGCACACCCTGATATAAATATTTATATGGGTACATTAGATGATCATTTAAACGAAAAAGGATATATCGTCCCGGGACTCGGAGATGCGGGGGATAGGATTTTCGGAACACTATAA
- a CDS encoding PTS galactitol transporter subunit IIC: protein MSYILGFFDILSNLGASVMMPIIIFVIALCLGTGFGKALKSGLTMGVAFIGINLVINLLGNTIGPAAQQMVENLNLNLNILDVGWPTAAQIAFSTKVGAIIIPVCLLVNVVMLIFNLTQTADIDIWNFWQLAFTGSLVAIVTSSVALGLLAAVCEFVIALVLADLTADKIAKVTKMDGISFPHTMTVVLASISFVVDKIIDKIPGLNKIDINAKKMEEKLGVLGDPLIIGFVIGLVIGILAYGIKAYDKYLLIAITLGATLVLIPAMAKYFGESLTPISERAQVIVNKKFKNRGKIYIGMDAAVALGNSTTIATALILTPIIILLALIVPHNQFLPFADLGSAPYIMALIVPMCNENAFRSLLIAISMMAIGVLLSTAIAPIFTQAALSASYQLPEGFSLVSCISNASTPLNFILVKVSEILRSYGAAIFFAVTSLVCAIANGIRIRKQVKKTKEVSEN from the coding sequence ATGAGTTACATACTAGGTTTTTTTGATATCCTTTCTAACCTTGGCGCAAGTGTTATGATGCCTATAATTATTTTTGTCATCGCTCTTTGCCTGGGTACGGGATTTGGAAAAGCACTTAAATCCGGTCTTACCATGGGAGTTGCTTTTATAGGGATAAATCTTGTAATCAATTTGCTTGGAAATACTATCGGACCGGCCGCACAGCAAATGGTGGAAAATCTTAATTTAAATTTAAATATCCTTGATGTCGGATGGCCTACAGCAGCTCAGATTGCATTTTCAACAAAAGTAGGAGCAATTATTATTCCGGTTTGTCTTCTTGTAAATGTAGTCATGCTGATCTTTAATCTTACACAAACCGCAGATATCGATATTTGGAACTTTTGGCAGTTGGCGTTTACGGGTTCACTTGTTGCCATAGTTACTTCTTCCGTAGCATTGGGACTTCTTGCGGCTGTTTGCGAATTCGTAATAGCTTTAGTCCTTGCAGACTTAACGGCAGATAAAATCGCTAAAGTTACGAAGATGGATGGAATAAGCTTTCCTCATACGATGACTGTAGTTTTGGCTTCGATCTCATTCGTAGTGGATAAAATAATTGATAAAATACCGGGGCTTAACAAAATAGATATAAATGCTAAAAAAATGGAAGAAAAGCTCGGGGTTCTCGGAGATCCGCTTATTATAGGTTTTGTTATCGGGCTTGTGATAGGTATACTTGCATATGGTATTAAAGCCTATGATAAATATCTTTTAATCGCCATTACACTCGGAGCTACTCTTGTTCTTATCCCTGCAATGGCAAAATATTTCGGAGAATCGCTTACTCCTATTTCTGAAAGAGCTCAGGTGATCGTAAATAAGAAATTTAAAAACAGAGGTAAAATATATATAGGTATGGATGCTGCTGTTGCTCTGGGTAATTCAACAACAATAGCTACCGCACTAATACTCACACCTATAATCATACTTCTTGCTTTGATCGTTCCTCACAATCAATTCCTTCCTTTTGCGGACCTTGGTTCTGCTCCATACATAATGGCTTTGATTGTACCTATGTGTAATGAAAATGCTTTTAGAAGTTTACTTATAGCTATATCTATGATGGCAATCGGTGTACTTTTATCCACAGCCATCGCTCCTATATTTACTCAGGCTGCGCTAAGTGCTTCTTATCAGCTTCCGGAAGGTTTTAGTTTGGTAAGCTGTATATCAAACGCATCTACACCACTTAACTTCATACTGGTTAAAGTATCTGAAATACTCAGATCTTACGGTGCTGCCATATTCTTTGCGGTAACGAGTTTGGTATGTGCAATCGCAAATGGTATCAGGATCAGAAAACAAGTTAAAAAGACAAAAGAAGTAAGTGAAAATTAA
- a CDS encoding ABC transporter ATP-binding protein (Members of the family are the ATP-binding subunit of ABC transporters for substrates such as betaine, L-proline or other amino acids, choline, carnitine, etc. The substrate specificity is best determined from the substrate-binding subunit, rather than this subunit, as it interacts with the permease subunit and not with substrate directly.): MIKFEDVSKSYKKKSVLKDVSFEIEDGEFVCLLGLSGCGKTTILKMINKLITPTEGKISINDDDISKINDIELRRKIGYVIQQTGLFPHMTVRENIELIPKLQKKDKEKINKKTYELLDMIGLEADEYLDLYPTQMSGGQQQRIGVARAFANDPDIILMDEPFSALDPITRNNLQDELLEIQSRVKKTIVFVTHDISEAIKLADRICLINEGRIQQYASPEDILKHPANDFVQNFIGKKRIWESPELIRAEDIMMDNPVTCFDNLKCFKAGTIMADRKIDSIIVINRKREFLGLLDARRALKERNKDLTVGEVLNRHKEKYHINFIYVSPEDSIIDVLNKTDETNIYTIPVVDKDNKLVGLITKSILFTALKQKYDESEDEE, translated from the coding sequence ATGATTAAATTTGAAGATGTCTCCAAATCGTACAAGAAAAAATCAGTACTGAAGGACGTCTCATTTGAAATCGAAGATGGTGAATTTGTTTGTTTATTAGGCCTTAGCGGCTGCGGGAAAACTACGATCCTAAAGATGATAAATAAACTCATAACTCCGACAGAGGGTAAAATAAGCATTAACGATGATGATATAAGCAAGATAAATGATATTGAGCTGAGAAGAAAAATCGGTTATGTAATCCAGCAAACCGGATTGTTTCCTCATATGACGGTAAGAGAAAACATAGAGCTTATACCAAAGCTACAAAAAAAGGATAAAGAGAAGATAAATAAAAAGACTTATGAGCTTCTCGATATGATAGGTCTTGAAGCAGATGAATATCTAGACTTATATCCTACGCAGATGAGCGGCGGACAGCAGCAAAGGATAGGTGTTGCGAGGGCTTTTGCAAATGATCCGGATATCATACTTATGGACGAGCCTTTCAGTGCGCTCGACCCTATTACAAGAAATAATCTACAGGATGAACTATTGGAAATCCAATCAAGGGTAAAGAAAACAATTGTTTTTGTTACTCATGATATTTCCGAAGCAATAAAACTTGCAGATAGGATATGTCTTATAAATGAAGGAAGGATACAGCAGTATGCTTCTCCTGAAGATATATTGAAACATCCTGCAAATGATTTTGTACAGAATTTCATAGGTAAAAAAAGGATATGGGAATCTCCTGAACTTATAAGAGCAGAAGATATCATGATGGATAATCCTGTAACGTGTTTTGATAATTTAAAATGCTTTAAAGCCGGTACTATTATGGCGGATAGAAAAATTGACAGTATTATAGTCATAAACAGGAAAAGAGAATTTTTGGGTCTTTTGGATGCCAGACGAGCATTGAAAGAAAGAAATAAAGATTTGACCGTTGGAGAAGTATTAAACAGACACAAAGAAAAATATCATATAAACTTTATATACGTTTCTCCGGAAGATTCTATAATAGATGTACTTAATAAGACCGATGAAACAAATATATATACTATTCCCGTTGTTGACAAGGATAATAAATTAGTGGGGCTTATCACAAAGAGTATATTATTTACCGCACTTAAACAAAAATATGATGAAAGCGAGGATGAAGAATAA
- a CDS encoding pyridoxamine 5'-phosphate oxidase family protein yields MRRKDREMNKDFALRVLDKAPFVTLSMVNEDKPYSVPVSIVRDNDVLYFHCAFEGSKIDILNKNNNITLTAVSKCKPRPVDFTLEYESAVVNGKGALVTDEDEKIHALKLICKRYALSNMENFDNAINRSLHRTNVIKIKIEEIYGKRKKYGSDGKELKYGKDE; encoded by the coding sequence ATGAGAAGAAAAGACAGAGAAATGAATAAAGACTTTGCTCTTCGTGTGCTTGATAAAGCTCCTTTTGTCACTTTATCCATGGTGAATGAAGATAAACCTTATTCTGTACCGGTTTCGATAGTAAGAGATAATGATGTTTTATATTTTCATTGTGCTTTTGAAGGAAGTAAGATAGATATTTTAAATAAGAATAATAATATTACATTAACTGCGGTAAGTAAATGTAAACCAAGACCTGTGGATTTTACTTTGGAATATGAAAGTGCTGTCGTGAATGGAAAAGGGGCTTTGGTTACAGACGAGGATGAGAAAATTCATGCACTTAAATTGATATGTAAGCGATATGCTTTATCTAATATGGAAAACTTTGATAATGCTATTAACAGAAGTTTACATAGAACCAATGTCATAAAGATAAAAATAGAAGAGATTTATGGGAAAAGAAAAAAATATGGCTCTGACGGAAAAGAGTTAAAATATGGTAAAGATGAATAA
- a CDS encoding pyridoxamine kinase produces the protein MDKNKDILLINDLPGVGKVALSAMMPIVSSMGFRVHNLPTAIVSNTLDYGLFEILDMSEYMKKTIGIWDELGFKFDAICTGFINSDEQVGLIEKIISDNKENDPLVMVDPIMGDDGNLYLGLSKNVVKNMREMCALADIVTPNFTEASFILYDEMKKDELDSHEIKEYIDEFRKLGSKSVVITSVKNKESGNYSIEGYSYSEDEYFSVPYDYINVRFPGTGDVFSGVMVGKVLEGKTLKEACKIASDFVRKAMEKDEKIVVDKRKGMNIEDNLQFLK, from the coding sequence ATGGATAAGAATAAAGATATACTTTTAATAAATGATTTGCCGGGTGTGGGTAAGGTTGCATTGTCGGCTATGATGCCTATTGTATCTTCAATGGGTTTTAGGGTGCATAATCTTCCTACTGCAATAGTTTCGAATACTCTTGATTACGGACTATTCGAAATACTCGATATGAGCGAATATATGAAAAAGACTATCGGTATATGGGACGAACTTGGTTTTAAATTTGATGCTATCTGTACCGGATTTATAAATTCCGATGAGCAAGTCGGATTGATAGAAAAGATAATAAGTGATAACAAAGAGAATGATCCTCTGGTTATGGTCGACCCGATAATGGGAGATGACGGTAATTTATATTTGGGACTTAGTAAAAATGTAGTTAAGAATATGAGGGAAATGTGTGCCCTTGCGGATATCGTTACTCCGAATTTTACCGAAGCTTCTTTTATACTCTATGATGAAATGAAAAAGGATGAACTTGATAGTCATGAAATAAAAGAATATATCGATGAATTCAGAAAACTGGGTTCAAAATCTGTGGTGATAACAAGTGTTAAAAATAAAGAAAGTGGCAATTATTCCATAGAAGGTTATTCTTACTCTGAAGATGAATATTTTTCTGTACCTTACGATTATATAAATGTAAGATTTCCGGGAACCGGAGATGTATTTTCTGGTGTCATGGTAGGAAAAGTTTTGGAGGGTAAAACTCTTAAAGAGGCTTGTAAAATAGCTTCAGACTTTGTCAGAAAAGCTATGGAAAAAGATGAAAAGATAGTTGTTGATAAGAGAAAAGGAATGAATATAGAAGATAATTTGCAGTTTTTAAAATAG
- a CDS encoding PPC domain-containing DNA-binding protein encodes MEFRKFKEKYIIRLNKGDEVISSITDLCRKENIKLGSFVGLGAASKATIGLYDTENKLYHQTTMEEPMEITSLVGNISTFDDEVYLHVHINLCNKDMQIFGGHLNECIISATSEITLLNIEGKVEREYDEETGLNLYKFL; translated from the coding sequence ATGGAATTTAGAAAATTTAAAGAAAAATACATAATCAGACTCAATAAAGGAGATGAAGTAATATCCAGTATAACGGATTTATGCAGGAAAGAAAATATTAAGCTGGGAAGTTTCGTTGGACTCGGGGCTGCAAGTAAAGCAACGATAGGATTATACGATACCGAAAATAAATTATATCATCAAACCACCATGGAAGAACCTATGGAAATAACTTCCCTTGTCGGCAATATTTCAACATTTGACGATGAAGTCTACTTGCACGTACATATAAATCTTTGCAATAAAGATATGCAGATTTTCGGAGGACACTTAAATGAATGCATCATCTCCGCTACCAGTGAAATCACACTTCTTAATATAGAAGGAAAAGTTGAAAGAGAATACGATGAAGAAACCGGACTTAATTTATATAAATTCTTATAA
- a CDS encoding glycine betaine ABC transporter substrate-binding protein, with amino-acid sequence MSGFIDYFSANASTILDLFIKHIELTFIAIIASIVIGVPLGILISYVKPAKKPIMALTNIIQAIPSMALLGFLIPFVGIGTKPAIIMVILYSLLPIVKNTYAGLSNVNSDTLEAAKGIGLTKLQILYKVQFPLALPVILAGVRISAVSAVGLMTLAAFIGASGLGYLVYAGIRTVNNNQILSGAIPACFLALFIDYIFGIFENKLIPKNMKLSNPTSKFKKNFDNIVIILTCIALIFGSFYNFKQSSGGKTINLGSMDFTEQEVLSYMTKELIEENTDINVKQSLSLGASGIVLDAMKSGDIDMYIDYTGTLFGSVLAHENINDMKKVLDTCKKEMKSKYNLNVYDSLNFNNTYTLAVRKDTAKKYNLKKFSDLERVADKLTLSPTLTFMERKDCYKSLQKTYGMNFKEVVPIDGSPRYTALKNKNCDVIDAYSTDGLLKKYDLVVLEDDKGAFPRYEAVPVVNDTVNEECPEVKGLMEKLSKYLNEDVMIDLNYQVDVEGKKAKDVAHEFLLSKGLIK; translated from the coding sequence ATGAGTGGATTTATAGATTATTTTTCGGCTAATGCTTCTACCATATTAGATTTGTTTATAAAACATATTGAGCTTACTTTTATAGCTATCATAGCTTCAATAGTAATAGGCGTTCCTTTAGGTATTTTGATTTCCTATGTGAAACCTGCTAAGAAACCTATAATGGCTCTTACCAATATAATCCAGGCTATTCCTTCAATGGCATTGCTCGGCTTTTTAATTCCATTTGTGGGTATCGGTACAAAGCCTGCAATTATAATGGTTATATTATATTCGCTTCTTCCTATAGTAAAGAATACTTATGCAGGGCTATCGAATGTAAACTCGGATACTTTGGAAGCTGCAAAAGGTATAGGGCTCACTAAGCTGCAGATATTATATAAAGTCCAGTTTCCTCTTGCTCTTCCGGTAATTCTTGCTGGAGTAAGGATAAGTGCTGTAAGTGCCGTAGGACTTATGACCCTTGCCGCATTTATAGGTGCAAGCGGACTTGGTTATTTGGTATATGCCGGAATTAGGACAGTTAATAACAATCAAATATTATCCGGAGCCATACCGGCTTGTTTCTTAGCGTTATTTATAGATTATATTTTTGGTATATTTGAAAATAAATTGATACCTAAGAATATGAAACTTTCCAATCCTACAAGCAAATTTAAGAAGAATTTTGATAATATAGTTATAATACTTACTTGCATAGCCTTGATTTTTGGAAGTTTTTATAACTTTAAACAAAGTTCCGGAGGGAAAACTATAAATTTAGGTTCTATGGACTTTACCGAACAGGAAGTTCTTTCTTACATGACAAAAGAACTTATAGAAGAAAATACGGATATAAATGTTAAACAATCGTTGTCATTGGGTGCAAGCGGTATCGTTCTTGACGCAATGAAATCCGGTGATATAGATATGTATATCGATTATACCGGTACATTGTTTGGAAGTGTACTGGCACATGAAAATATAAATGATATGAAAAAAGTTCTTGATACATGCAAAAAAGAAATGAAATCCAAATATAATTTAAATGTTTATGATAGTTTGAACTTTAATAATACTTATACATTGGCGGTAAGAAAAGATACGGCTAAAAAGTATAATTTGAAGAAGTTCAGTGACCTTGAAAGAGTTGCGGATAAACTTACTTTATCACCTACTTTAACATTTATGGAAAGGAAGGACTGTTATAAATCACTTCAAAAGACTTATGGGATGAACTTTAAAGAAGTGGTTCCTATAGACGGTTCTCCTAGATATACAGCTCTTAAAAATAAGAACTGTGATGTGATTGACGCTTATTCCACTGACGGACTGTTAAAGAAGTATGACCTTGTTGTACTTGAAGATGATAAAGGGGCTTTCCCTAGATACGAAGCCGTACCTGTAGTAAATGATACGGTTAATGAAGAGTGTCCCGAAGTAAAAGGATTAATGGAAAAATTGTCAAAATATCTAAATGAAGATGTAATGATTGACCTTAATTATCAAGTAGATGTAGAGGGTAAAAAAGCTAAAGATGTTGCTCATGAATTCTTATTATCAAAAGGGCTTATAAAATAG
- a CDS encoding OPT family oligopeptide transporter: MKEQENFKPFVPAEKTLPEFTATSIILGIIIAVLFGGANAYLGLRVGMTVSASIPAAVISMGIIRVILKRDSVLENNMVQTIGSAGESVAAGAIFTLPALFLWANEWKTAFPSLLEIAIIAAIGGCLGVLFMVPLRKALIVKEHGTLPYPEGQACAEVLLAGEEGGAKAGLVFKGLGIAALYKFIADGLKLFPSEVHYEIPAYPGAGAGADVLPALLGVGYICGTKISSYLFAGGVLGWFVLMPMIVLFGSNIVLFPSTSQTIGQIYAELGSMGIWSNYIKYIGAGAVAAGGFISLIKSLPLIVTTFKDAIKDFGKTSSDNDTLRTDRDLPMSFILAGIVIFALILWLIPLVPINLFSAFMIVVFGFFFATVSSRMVGLIGSSNNPVSGMTIATVLIASILLKLTGQTGREGMIAAIAIGAVICIIAAIAGDTSQDLKTGYIVGATPKRQQIGELIGVVASAVAIGAILYLLNAAWGYGSTQLPAAQATLMKMIVEGVMGGNLPWNLIFVGVFIGIVVEILGIPVLPFAVGLYLPIHLSVPMMIGGAIRWIIEKKKDMDEAKKKAVVEDGVLFSSGLIAGEGLIGILLAVFAIIPMKGGSSNLGEILGNFGSQTFLNSNLGGIVFFLILIAIFFKLTLFKKAKSNEE; the protein is encoded by the coding sequence ATGAAGGAACAAGAAAATTTTAAACCTTTTGTCCCTGCCGAAAAGACATTGCCAGAGTTTACAGCGACATCTATTATATTAGGTATCATCATAGCTGTATTGTTCGGTGGGGCTAATGCCTACTTGGGACTTAGAGTAGGTATGACAGTATCCGCTTCCATTCCGGCGGCGGTTATTTCAATGGGGATTATCAGAGTAATCCTTAAAAGAGATTCAGTGCTTGAAAATAATATGGTGCAGACCATTGGTTCTGCGGGAGAGTCCGTAGCAGCCGGTGCTATCTTTACCCTTCCTGCACTTTTCTTATGGGCAAACGAATGGAAAACAGCATTCCCTTCTTTGCTTGAAATCGCGATTATTGCCGCAATCGGCGGATGTTTGGGGGTACTCTTTATGGTACCGCTGAGAAAAGCATTGATCGTTAAAGAACATGGGACCCTTCCTTATCCTGAAGGACAAGCTTGTGCGGAAGTACTTCTTGCGGGAGAAGAAGGCGGAGCAAAAGCCGGTCTTGTATTTAAAGGACTCGGTATAGCTGCTCTTTATAAGTTTATCGCAGACGGACTTAAACTTTTCCCAAGTGAAGTTCACTATGAGATCCCTGCATATCCGGGAGCCGGAGCAGGTGCGGATGTTCTTCCTGCACTTCTTGGTGTGGGATATATCTGCGGAACAAAGATTTCGTCTTACTTATTTGCAGGCGGTGTTCTTGGCTGGTTCGTATTAATGCCAATGATAGTACTTTTTGGAAGCAATATAGTACTCTTCCCTTCTACCTCTCAAACTATAGGTCAAATATACGCTGAACTTGGTTCTATGGGAATTTGGTCAAACTATATTAAATATATAGGTGCCGGAGCAGTTGCCGCAGGTGGATTTATAAGTCTTATAAAATCATTGCCACTTATAGTTACTACATTTAAAGATGCTATAAAAGACTTTGGTAAAACATCAAGTGATAATGATACTCTAAGAACAGACAGAGATTTACCTATGTCATTTATCCTTGCGGGAATAGTTATTTTCGCCTTGATATTATGGCTGATTCCTCTAGTACCTATCAACTTATTTTCTGCATTTATGATTGTTGTATTCGGATTTTTCTTTGCAACCGTATCATCTCGTATGGTCGGACTTATCGGAAGCAGTAACAATCCGGTATCGGGTATGACAATAGCCACAGTATTGATTGCAAGTATTTTATTAAAACTTACCGGTCAAACCGGCAGAGAAGGTATGATAGCAGCCATTGCAATCGGTGCGGTCATATGTATCATAGCTGCTATAGCCGGAGATACGTCTCAGGATTTAAAGACAGGTTATATTGTAGGTGCTACACCTAAACGTCAGCAAATCGGTGAACTAATCGGTGTTGTTGCGTCTGCTGTTGCAATCGGTGCTATACTTTACTTATTAAATGCTGCATGGGGATATGGTTCAACTCAGCTTCCCGCTGCACAAGCTACTCTTATGAAGATGATTGTAGAAGGTGTTATGGGCGGAAACCTTCCATGGAACTTGATTTTTGTCGGAGTATTTATAGGTATCGTTGTTGAAATCCTTGGTATTCCTGTTCTTCCTTTTGCAGTAGGTCTATACTTACCTATTCATTTAAGTGTACCTATGATGATTGGCGGAGCTATTCGTTGGATTATTGAAAAGAAAAAAGACATGGATGAAGCTAAGAAGAAAGCTGTCGTTGAAGACGGTGTACTTTTCTCATCCGGTTTGATTGCAGGTGAAGGTCTTATAGGTATCCTTCTTGCAGTATTCGCTATAATCCCAATGAAAGGCGGAAGTTCGAACCTTGGTGAAATCTTAGGAAACTTCGGTTCTCAAACATTCTTAAATTCTAATTTAGGTGGTATAGTATTCTTCTTGATTTTGATTGCTATATTCTTCAAATTAACATTATTTAAGAAGGCTAAGAGTAATGAAGAATAA
- a CDS encoding PqqD family protein yields MKNKNSENYLDYIPICAPDHEFTVRKDGIVVIHQEHKGFYNKIAQKIYKRPKVSNINLDEFGSFVWKQMDGKRTIYEISLLVKEQFGEEAEPLIPRLTEFFRILFKNQFIGYVKEKK; encoded by the coding sequence ATGAAGAATAAAAACAGCGAAAATTATTTGGATTATATCCCGATTTGTGCCCCTGATCATGAGTTTACGGTTCGTAAAGACGGTATCGTTGTGATACATCAGGAACATAAAGGGTTTTATAATAAAATCGCACAAAAGATTTATAAACGTCCGAAGGTAAGTAATATCAATTTGGATGAATTCGGAAGTTTTGTATGGAAGCAAATGGACGGAAAAAGAACTATTTATGAAATAAGTTTACTTGTTAAAGAACAGTTCGGAGAAGAAGCCGAACCATTGATCCCGAGGCTGACGGAGTTTTTTAGGATATTATTTAAAAATCAATTTATCGGATACGTTAAAGAAAAGAAATAA
- a CDS encoding zinc-binding dehydrogenase, giving the protein MKEMMNALLMYGPNDIRYEKIEKPECPTDGFLIKVKAVGLCGSDIRNLTTDSKKGNYPFVYGHEEVGEIVEIGAECTGFEIGDRIFSPRPVPCMECEACIDGRSEQCQNIKEPEIGGFAEYAAVSGRVLKAKMWAKIPKDIKYEYATLGEPLSSVYSCQRKLNIKFGDTVVIIGAGPIGCFHVRLAKLRGAKTVISIDIAQNRLNTTKELGADYIINSLEIDPIAEVKRITNKKGADHVISATPVVKTQQQALEMARNGGVITFFGGVPKGTLTPLDTNIIHYNNLWIYGHFGANVKDQQEAFRLAISEEFTPEKFITKVMPMKDIDEALNIAKAGEAIKIVLVP; this is encoded by the coding sequence ATGAAAGAAATGATGAATGCTCTTTTGATGTACGGACCAAACGATATCAGATATGAAAAAATAGAAAAACCGGAATGTCCAACAGACGGATTTTTAATTAAAGTGAAGGCTGTGGGGCTTTGCGGTTCGGATATCAGAAATTTGACAACCGATTCGAAAAAAGGTAATTATCCGTTTGTATATGGTCATGAGGAAGTCGGTGAAATAGTTGAAATAGGAGCGGAGTGTACAGGTTTTGAAATAGGAGATAGGATATTCAGCCCAAGACCGGTACCTTGTATGGAGTGTGAAGCTTGCATAGACGGAAGAAGCGAACAATGTCAAAATATAAAAGAGCCTGAAATCGGCGGGTTTGCAGAATATGCGGCAGTATCAGGAAGAGTATTAAAAGCAAAAATGTGGGCTAAAATACCAAAAGACATAAAATATGAATATGCTACACTTGGAGAACCTTTGTCTTCGGTTTATTCTTGTCAAAGAAAACTAAATATAAAATTCGGTGATACGGTAGTAATTATAGGAGCGGGACCTATAGGTTGTTTTCATGTTCGCCTGGCAAAACTCAGAGGTGCCAAAACCGTTATTTCAATAGATATAGCTCAAAACAGGCTTAATACTACAAAAGAACTGGGAGCGGATTATATAATTAACAGCTTGGAAATAGATCCGATAGCAGAAGTTAAGAGGATAACAAATAAAAAAGGTGCCGATCATGTTATTTCTGCTACTCCCGTAGTTAAAACACAGCAGCAGGCGCTGGAAATGGCAAGGAACGGCGGAGTAATTACATTCTTTGGCGGTGTTCCTAAAGGTACATTAACTCCTCTTGATACAAATATAATTCATTATAATAACTTATGGATTTACGGACATTTCGGTGCAAATGTAAAGGATCAGCAGGAAGCATTTAGACTGGCAATTTCAGAGGAGTTTACTCCGGAAAAATTTATTACCAAAGTAATGCCTATGAAAGATATTGATGAAGCATTAAATATTGCAAAAGCAGGAGAAGCGATTAAAATAGTTTTAGTACCATAA